The DNA segment attttggagggCAAAGCAATCGACTTGGGACAGATTTGTCAAGCAACTATTCAAGGTGTGGCGGCCGGTAAGACGACTGGCGGGTTTGCTTTGCCCGCACTTATcactgatctttgtgaagcggctAGAGTTGAGTGGGGCCAAAATGAAGAATTGTTGAAAGCTACTGCTCCTATTGCTTGTCATACTCCTTTTCGCATGATACCGGCTTCTGAGCACCGAACTCGCGCTGAGAGGCGAGATTTTAATGAGCGAGCAGCTGCACGAAGCGGCCCTGCACCCCGACCTCAAGCACCCCCTGTTGCGCCCGATCGTGTTGCTATTCTGGAGGATGAATTGAGAGCGCACCGTCAATAGTTTCGGACATTTCAGCAGACTACTGGTGTCTTTATGGACTACATGATGGATTTTACAGATGCTTTGAGACATCAGTTTCCACAGGCTGCTAGTTCGACTCATCCATTTCCTCTGTATCCACAGTAGCCGCCCACTTTTGGCCCTTATGGTCCATCCCATGATGATGCCGCTGATGATGGAgacgaccactgacggtcgtcgtttgtggtacatgtcctttatgctttcgtgttttaattccttgaggacaatgaatgtactaagtttgggggagttgtgccagttctgacttttttttttttagttgcttttggttttgttttgttttttattttagttgtttggttctttggagttgtgttgtgttggtgtgtggctgaatttgagaaaaatatgagaaatttatgtagttgtggttttttttttttggtgaatgATGTTGAGAAATCATAATGATATGGATTGATGGCCAATGatgttaatttttgttttgtaactgAAGTCCATGACTACCTGCCTAgctgacaaaattttgaaataaatggaaccaagtgaacaattgaactcctatatattctatgattttgcttgaatctgaatcttgagacagacaaacataaaaatgattgaggcattgtttggattttttgggccttgaattttattgaatcagtttatccttagttgcccatttgagttTACTCGCATATTTGTACTTAAAGGTACGAGAATTCTGAAATtacttgtgaaaatcatcgtttactgctgatgattattcctttctgcactgattgagatttgtatgatttaattgtggattgagacttgtctagaactagttcggacaccccttgaggcgaaatacgggcaaaactgtgattaggaatgatttaggcaatttttctgaattcgtttgagcctttcaagctacctattatacatgttatccctagtaccttgtttgagttttattgaaaatcgaatggcacttaatttgtatatggttttacttgacttttggaatttattggtagatattgcgtgaaattgttgttgtttttgtgtttgtagaaaTTTATGGACtttgatgtgttcaagtggaaataagcttacaagatggaagtttacaaggaaattcaagagttggaaAAGAGAAAACAGGCTGAGTTCGagctgaaggcgcgcccgcgctgttactGAAGAGCTCAAGAAGAAAAGTCGAGCTGAGAGCGCGCCCGCACTGaccctaggcgcgcccgcgccgttgagGAATGTTTAAAAGTATGTTTTACGAATTGAGAGGGCGCCCGCCCTGTTTCTGGCGCACCCGCGCCGTCGTCTGTTTGGAATATTAGAGTCCGATTGTTTATGGAAAATTtggggatatctttggtattattttggacgattgttaggtcatatttaagggatttttcgaaGTGAAAAAGGGAGCTATCAGccaccaatacacacaatacGAGAGAGAGCACttctttgagtttttggagttgaagaactgaagattgcttggaatgaagacgaagacttttcgaccggatatggaagaaagactacggctttgtttcttctttttattttcttttgattgttgaattatgtttgagatattaaacatgatgtggtttttattgaattcgagcatgaactaaacttttctagtctagaggttgacgtagcttggttgagacatattcatgaatctttgattttaataaattgaatttctatagattaattgtgtttctagaattgaatgtcttcttaatttattttccataaattgagttgttatatttacttataatcattgctcgggagaggggattttgagtaggatcaataggaactacactgttaattgtttatatagctcgggagagtatatagctttaatagaacctttaaggaacatcattttacacatatcactacatctcgatttctaatagggatattgaaatctaATTgtaagttgatacactctatttgtttcTTGGGAGAGgagaatagaataatctaagtgtttttggttattaatcgaaggaaattcataaaatagattaattaggattgaatattgtcgagactaagtgaaatcaaaacctctggattatttttctctgattgataattcctcgaaatttgtgtgtgtgtgagcttgataatttctcgttatttattttatttattctacaCAATTATCGacatttgattttctagataaaattaagactattttaattacaagtattgaatattttcattttattccctgtgggatcgacactctctctttcactatactaaaacttgacactcgtacgcttgcgaggaaatttcacaacaattACATACAAATAAGATGAACTCTTCGATCTGGTTTCAATATCGAAATGTCTAGAACTTCAAGAACGTATACATAATATCGATTTTTGATATCTACTagattttgatcttcaagaaATTCCGAAATAATTAGaaacttacactagatcgaatccctcgtcgcaaggattccagaacaatattcggaatcaaaatcggacgatcggatcaaaagttacggggttttggaAATCGGAATTTCAAAGAAAAGGAAGATCTCGGCTTGCTCTGTTCGAAAATTCTGAAGTCCTTATGACATTACACGTATTCATGATGATAATCTCATAATAATTCTAATAACTTCAAtcaatattgcaatttagtccgtagaacttcataaattgcaatgCAGTActcggccctctttttaattcaatttcaatcctaaataatttaagaatattagaatttaaatcgaaactctaaatattccaaaattaaatatactcggattaaaattaaataatctcggattaaatcaattaatcccgggccttacatttctcccccactaaggcatgagttcgtcctcgaattcataaacaatcAAGATATGCAGtatgtatacacataagaataaataataacaaaaaacttaataagaactcacatcagtggaatagataggGAAATCTCCGTCTCATGTCATCTTCAACTTCCCATGTCGCTTCGtcaactccgtgccgactccattgaatcttcaccaatggaatggtctttgtgcggagttgcttttcttttctatCGAGTATCTGAATTGGCTGTTCAAAGTAGCTAAGAgtttcatccaactcagctttaTCAGGTTGCAAGACATGAGATTCGTCAGGCTGATAACCTCAGCATCaaaacatgaaagacatcatgaataccagataaagatgtaggaagagcgagtcgataagcaagatttccTATCTTCTCGAGTATCTCATACGGACtgataaaacgtggagataactttcctcgcttgccaaatcggactgtgcccctgaacggtgaaattttcaagaacactctatctccctgatcaaaagataacggccgtcgtcgaACATTCGCATATTTGGCTTGTCTATGCTGCGCTGTTCCCATTCTCTGCTGAATCAATTTCACTTCCGGTCCCAATTCAGGCACCTctgacacatcatcccaatacaattgTGATCGACATTTCTTTCCATACAGTTCTtcgaatggagccatctcaattCTAGtatgataactattgttatatgAGAACTCCACttgtggtaatgaatcttgccatgaAACACCAAAATgcagtactacagctctaagcatatcctcaagagtttgaatagttcgttcagattgtccgtcggtttgaggatgataagcagtactcaaatgtaaacgcgcaCCTAGAGCTTGTTGTAAACTGTGCCAGAAATGAGAAGTAAATCGAGGGTCATGATCAGACACAATAGACTTCAGCACTCCAtgcagtcttaccacttctctaacATACAAATCTGTCATCTGATCATGGCGATAAttcatacgataaggaataaaacaagctgatttcgtcaacctgtcaatgatcacccaaatagaaTCACAACCTCGGGATGATCGTGGTAACTTCgttacaaaatccatggaaatgtggtcccatttccattcaggaatagataaactctgcaatagCCTACCAGGCTTCtttctctcagccttcacctgttgacaattcatgCATCTCGAGACATATTCAGTGACATTGtatttcatcttcttccaccaataATGATccttcaaatcattatacattttcctgCCTCTAGGATGAATACTGTATCGACTACAATGCGCTTCTTTCAATATCAACTGTTTCAGATCAGAAACATTTGGAACACCAAGTCGATTGTTCACATATAAAATATCATCAGCACTAACTGTATGTTCAGATTGGTGTCCAGACTTAGCCATTTCAACGGACTTCTGAATATCCTGATCTTCTTTCTTTGCATCTTTGATTTGGATCAACAATTCAGGCTCAGCTCGAAATGCATAAACTTGAATAGGCCTCATATTTGTCTCAAATGTTAATCCAAAAATgcaacaatcttcaatccaaTGTGATACACAtatagtagataaggataaagcacataccttcctacttagggcatctgctgctgcatttgacttccctggataatatttaatttcacaatcgaagtctttcaataaatcaagccatcttctttgtctcatgttcaattcagattgtgtaaacagatatttcagactcttatgatcagaataaatttcaaaggtctcaccgtacagataatAACGCcaaattttcaatgcaaagacaatggctaccaattcaagatcatgaattggatatcgaaCTTCATGAGGCTTCAGTTGTATAGAGGCATACGCAATGACTTGATattgctgcataagaacacatccaagtcccctgtgagaagcatcacagtacACAGTAAAATatccagtacctgaagggataaTATCAACACTGGTGCACTCGTCAGCCTCTTCTTTAACTCAATAAAACTCTCTTCACAAGCCTCAGTCCAGATAAACAGTGCATTCTTCTGCGTCAATTGAGTGATAGGTTTAGCAATACTCAAAAAATCTTTGATAAAGcgtcgataataacctgctaaacccataaaacttcgaatctccGGTACAGACGTCGGTCGAGACCAACTAATCActgcttcaaccttactcggatcaaccGAAATACCGTCTCCCgatataatatgaccgagaaaaacCACCTGtctcaaccaaaactcacatttggatagctttgcatacagtttctcctctctcaacgtcttcaaaactgttctcaagtggtcagcatgatcacataaattctttgaataaataaaaatatcgtCAATAAATATGATAACGAAATCATttagatatttctgaaacacccgattcataagacccataaataccgctggagcatttgtcaaaccaaacggaATTACAATGAACTAAAAGTGATCATACCTCGTTTGAAAAACAGTTTTCGATACATATTCTTCTCTCAATCTCAATTGATGGTAGccggatctcaaatcaatctttgaatatactgacgaaccctgcaattgatcaaataaatcatctatacgaggtaaaggatatcgattctttaccgtttctTTATTCAATttccggtagtcaatacataacctCATTGATCCGTCCTTTTTTCTGACAAAAAGTACCGGTGCACCtcaaggagaaacactcggtctaatgtaccctttggctAATAGATCCTCcaactgttccttcaactctttcaattcaactggtgccattcgatagagagcttttgaaataggttgcgtacctggcatcagttcgatACTAAAGTCTACCTCTCGAAACggaggcaatcctggaatctcatcaggaaagacATCAGCGAACTCACTAAA comes from the Henckelia pumila isolate YLH828 chromosome 1, ASM3356847v2, whole genome shotgun sequence genome and includes:
- the LOC140874464 gene encoding uncharacterized protein, translating into MRPIQVYAFRAEPELLIQIKDAKKEDQDIQKSVEMAKSGHQSEHTVSADDILYVNNRLGVPNVSDLKQLILKEAHCSRYSIHPRGRKMYNDLKDHYWWKKMKYNVTEYVSRCMNCQQVKAERKKPVYNKL